Within Oncorhynchus keta strain PuntledgeMale-10-30-2019 chromosome 30, Oket_V2, whole genome shotgun sequence, the genomic segment GGCAGGTTGTTATCGATGCGTTCCGGCTGATCAATGCCAACATGATGGTTCTGGGACACGAGCCCAGGCAAACCACCTCCAACCTGGGCCATCTGAACAAGCCCTCCATCCAGGTAAGACCATGGAGCCTCTGACCAGCTCTGTGTTTTTAACATGCACGTGAATGTAGAGTTTCTATTCTTATTTCAATCATCTGTTGTCCTCCTCCAAGGCTTTGATCCATGGACTGAACAGGCATTACTACTCCATCACCATCAACTACAGGAAAAATGAACTCGAGCAAAAGGTGtgaaacatttctgaaaatcTATTATGACATCTGTTTAAGGGGAGTATAGAATGATATCAGAAAAAGATGAGGACTGTTGACTGTCGTAGTTTAATGAGTTAATTATGATTTCGCCACAGTGACATTTCATAATATGCGTACTGTATGTTCTCCTGAATGACAGGTGATGTCATCTTCTGTGCGCCATAACAATACGTACACGGTGCCTCTATCCTCTCTTGGTTGCATGTGCCACATTAACATATGATCCTTGAGTGACTTTTGATCCTTGACCTCCCAGATGCTGTTGAACCTACACAAGAAGAGCTGGATGGAGGGCCTGACCCTGCAGGACTACAGCGAGCACTGCAAGCTCAACGAGAACATCGTCAAGGAGATGCTGGAGCTGGCCAAGAACTACAACAAGGTGAGCAGGCAGGGATCAGAAGGGGAAAGTGGGAGGGCCTGGAAGTATTTTGAGACCAGGGGTCAGCGTGGGCAAACTACATGAGTTATGGGTGGTGTTCATTAGTATTCAAATTGAATAAAATGGACTacaacagggagggactacctggacttgtccaatcAGAAACACCAATTTCCAAGACATGGGCATGGCGCATGGGGGTGTAGTGAGATACCTGATGGGTTGGACGATTCTATTCTCATCACTCATCTTGAAAAAAACTTGGAAATCAATCAATCCGCCatcattaacacaatggaaaaatcGAATGATTTATTATTGAAAGTGAGCGGGCTAGGGAGAGAAACAAAATGTTGGCGTTTCAGGCCATGTGGCGGAAAGTGATGTGGCCGCTGGAGATGTGTGATGGTgttctgggcaggtgtgatgcaACTGATGTTTGTATGATGTATGTTTTGTGTTtattaaaggtcaaataaaataaatatacttTTTTTGTATTCTGTTCCAAATAGTTTTTTTTCCCTTTACATGCCATAATGAACAAAACCCAGCTTTAAATGTTAACGTCTGAGTGAGTATCAATGTTCCTGTGTTCTACCCCAGGCGGTCGAAGAAGAGGATAAGATGACCCCTGAGCAGCTGGCCATCAAGAACGTCGGAAAGCAGGTATCCGTCCTCGCTGTAACCTGAACACAATCTCTGTTTTGCGAGCTACATCATAAATGTCCATGTATAATATTTGCAATGACCCTCCTTGACCTGTTTACCGTGTTCTTCTCGCAGGATCCCAAGAGGCACCTGGAGGAGCACGTCGATGTCCTGATGACGTCCAACATCGTTCAGTGCCTAGCCGCCATGTTGGATACTGTGGTCTTTCAGTGAAGCCACCGCCCCTCTTGCATTTAACTGTTCATATTCTaactttgttttgttttataaaaaataaatgtgtatGAAAGGTGGGCCGTGGACTTGTATCCTTATAATACAAAACAGCAGCATGGGTGATGTGTTGCGGTTTgactggctggtctcagatgggTGTCTGAGAGAATGTTTTGGTCCATACACACAGAAtggctgcatctgaaatggcacactAATCCTTATGTAGTTCCCTGATCAAATCTACTACACATATATTGtgaatagggtggcatttctGACACACCCTATGAATCTTGCCAAGCTGCCAGCTATCACTAGCTGTCATTTTTCAATTAGTTATGCCATGGTTGATGGCACTTCTGATACTCCTTGAAGCCTTGTTTTCCAATCACTAAAATTACCCTCCCCCATTTGATGTGAGACATGCCCACTTTCAAGATTGAGTAATACTTCCTGATTAAAAAAAGGAAATATCTGAATGTTGTCATTAGCTATAAATATGTTTTAAATATATAATCTACCTGCCACATGGTACTAGGAGGTATAACATTAGCAGTATTTTGTTCCAGTCCAGCAAAACGAACATGATCAGAGAAATATCTATAACTGTTATATAGGCTACTTCACCTTATTCCTGTAATGTAAAGTGTAAAAACTGTAGGCGTTTCATTAGGTTCGTTCCAAGCGTATTTAGAGTTCATATTCCCTACATGTGATACGCGTAACCTTAACCAAATTGGTTTTTGTGTTGCGCGTAATGCTACTTGCGCATCTCCAGTATCTTCGCATCTCAACATCCAACGCCCAATAATATGGATAGCGACTACCACATCTCAGACACGTCTGAACTCGCTACCCAGTACCACCCTATGCTCTCCTCTAGTGAGGGGCTGAACTGAATAGAAGAACCTAACACGTTCTAATAAAGAAACCACAGGGATGACAAATCCGTCAGAAGCAGACGACTTTATCGACTCGGAGGACTCATTTGGTGACGGCGACAAGGGAAGCAGGAGGCAGTCTGCTCAAGAGACGGTCTCTGACATTCGTCATACCTTCCATGGATCTACAGGGGAACGGTATCCCTCGTCTCAGCCCAGCCAAGCTCAGCCCGCGTCTGCTACCTCGCCTGGTACCATGTTCCCACACCGGACACTGCACGGAGCCACCTACCCGGCCCTTGCCATCACCAGTTCGGGTCACTACATGGCACACCATCCTGTGGTCACGCAAGGCTCATATAATAGCCTCTTGACCACCACGTCACCTCAAGGCTTCCCAGCGCCCGGATACTTTTACGCCCAGCCATATGGGCATGGCCACCAAGGAGGTGCTTTCCACAAGAGCTCAGCAATGCAAACCGGGATGGTTTTTGGTAAAGCGCAAGTTTATCTCTGCAACAGGGCTCTGTGGCTCACGTTTCACAGGCACCAAACAGAGATGATCATCACTAAACAGGGGCGGTGAGTATTGACCCGTTCCTTTTCTCGCCGCCCTTGCCGTTATGTTGGCTAATGTCAACATAGTGGGCAAACTGCCGGACTTATTTGGACGAAGTAGATTGACGTGTTTATTAAAACCGCGTGGGGTTAACTAACAAATTATGGCCACAGCAATAGTTCAAATTATAATTATTTTCGTTCTCTAAGTAATTTTTTTAGGAATTTGTAAAGGAAATAAAATTCCTATTAATCTTTTTTCTACTTCCAGTCGAA encodes:
- the LOC118363808 gene encoding 26S proteasome non-ATPase regulatory subunit 14, with product MDRLLRLGGGMPGLGQGPPTDAPAVDTAEQVYISSLALLKMLKHGRAGVPMEVMGLMLGEFVDDYTVRVIDVFAMPQSGTGVSVEAVDPVFQAKMLDMLKQTGRPEMVVGWYHSHPGFGCWLSGVDINTQQSFEALSERAVAVVVDPIQSVKGKVVIDAFRLINANMMVLGHEPRQTTSNLGHLNKPSIQALIHGLNRHYYSITINYRKNELEQKMLLNLHKKSWMEGLTLQDYSEHCKLNENIVKEMLELAKNYNKAVEEEDKMTPEQLAIKNVGKQDPKRHLEEHVDVLMTSNIVQCLAAMLDTVVFQ